Below is a genomic region from Pyrococcus kukulkanii.
GAAATCGTCAGGAACAGGTTCCTCAAGGACACTGTCGATGTTAAGGACATTAAGATCGGTACTGAGGAGCTCCCAACCGCTGATGGTAGGACTACAAACACCTCAACCATCGAGATCGTTCTCGAGAGGAAGATCTGAACTCACTTCCTTTCCTTTTCACTTTCACTTCTAAACTTCTCGACGAGCTCTTCTAGCACTTCCTTGAATTTAAATGCATCAACCCACTTTATTCCCATTTTCTCGGCCCATGTTAGTATTCCAACATCTGCAGAAACTATTATCCCATCGAGCTCTTTCGCGAGGAGAATCAATTCGAAGTCCTCCTTACTATCAAGAATTCCCTCTCTAAGGGCCTTCCTGTAATTTCTCCTTAATTTTTGTATTACCTTGTCAACATTTTCCGTGTCCAGAACGCTCTCCCTTACAGCTTTTTCTGCAACTCTCAAACCTTTATCCACCCTCCTTCTTATATCCTCTATTAGCTCGTACACTACGAAAGCTGGTATCTTTATGTCGTGAACGTTTGGAGGCTTCTTTATTATGTAGAGCTCTAACTCTGGGGAAACTTCTTCTTCCTCAACGAAGTGCATAACCTCCCTGTAAATTCCTGGGGGCATGTAAAATTCTACTTTTCCGAAGAGCTTCTCTGCGTAACTCAGAAACGTTTTCATAGCCTCCGTAGGAGTTTCACCGAACTTCTTCCTTACATCGGGATTAACAAAGATGCTGGTGTCGAGAACGAAGCGTATCATGGCCATCACCTTTGCTATTGTATGTGGCCCGCCCGTAACACCCGCCTTCATCGAAGGCTTAGCCACCCTCAGGCGGGCTAACCCAGACGGGCCTGTGCCCGGCCAGGGTTACCCCCGGTCACGGCACTCCGTGACGCGGAAGGCACCTCCCGAGGGGACCTCGCTGAGGCCGGGCTGTTACCCCCGCATCGCACCTGGCCTCATTAAGAATCGGCCAAGCCCTCGCTTGCGGGGGCATTTATATTATGGATAGGAGGGTTTATAGCCATCACTATTATTTTTACTACTTAAAGTTGTATAAATTGAATATCTGCATGAACATGACAATAGTGTAAATATCAGAAAAAAACTTACATAATATATGGAGAAAAATTTTATAAGCATTGTAAGACTTAAGTATATTGCAAATATTTGTGTTTGGAGGTATTGAAAATGAGAAGAAAAATAGAAATAGTTTTGGTTGGACTTCTATTATTAGTAATGACAGTAGCAACTAGTGTCAGCGCAATGCCATCAAAAGATATCGTTCTGCCTGAGAGAATTACTCCAGGGGTAAAAACTGAGTATTGGACTGTAGAAAGTGTTACACTATACACTATCAAATACGGTCCTTGGCAAATTGCTGCCATCCATCATTGTGACAGCTCAGATGCTGAGTGTAGTGTTTCAAAGACGGTTTGGCATTGTACATCTATTTCGGTATCTGGCAGTGTTAAAGTAGGAATAGAAGTAATAGAGCAAGAACTAGGAGTGACGATTGGAGCAACAGACTGCGAAAGTACGACATGTATTGGTACATGTCATGGCAAAAAGGATGTAATTCTTGAGTGGAGGTATGTAGAACCTATAAAGAAAATAGTTCATAAGGAAACATATAGTGTATCCTGATGGACATGAAGAATTAGGGGAGACTGCAACTGCATATGTAAAATTGAATGCTGCTCCTGAGTGTCGCACCTATTGTGTGCCAAGGGGGTGAATAGTTAATGAAAAAGTATGCTATGGGAATTTTTATTTTAATATTCTTTTTTATTATATTTTTAACAAAGGGGGGAATGTCTGAACATATTGTCTCTCAAGTTGAAAATAGTCCGTCCCAGCACTTCATCGAGGCCAGCAATAACACTTTTCAGGGCTCAGAGATAAAACGTGAGGTTGTACCCCTAAATTCAAGCAATTTTGTATTGCCATATGTTGGTTATGTATATGGGACTCCAAATAACACAGTAGCTCAGGTAATGCTTTATTGGTGCTATCCAAAGACTCTCGTAAACCAATCGGTAGCTGTTACTGTAACTATGAACTTTGGTAGCTCTATTCTGTCAGCCTCGTACAATGGGAGAAGAATTCCCGTGTTCTATCATGGATACCTCGGAATTATCCTGCCAATAAACTTCTCACAACTTGACCTTTCAGCGCCTGGTAGTTATAAATTCCTTGACGTGCAAGGTACCCTACATTGGATTCAGGAAGGCCACATGCAGAGAATTCCGTTAAATCTTGGAAACTGGACATTTGAAACTGCAAAGGAAGAACCAGAACTTAGGCCTAATATAACAGCGTTCTCGCTAGAAAATCTAGAATTTAACGGAGGAATGAGAGAGGTAGAATACAGTTTTGGGTTATACAACCCACTTAACACCACGATTAGGCTCGTTAATGTGAGCTTTAAGATACCTTCTAACTTAGTAAGAATAATTAAAATAGAGGTGTATAATGCTTCGACTCCTTATGAAATAGACAAATCAAGATTGGTATCAAGCAAGGCCATACCGCCCAAAGAGTCAAGATACTTCGTCATAACCCTGAGGATAGATGGTAAAGTTAGAAGCCTATTTATTCAACCAAAACTTGTATACTCAGTAGGAAATAAGACTTATGCAATGCCAGGACCACCCTTCCAAGATACAGCGTTGCCTATGGCATGCACTTACAACATTAAGACTAGTTAAGATGGAGAAAGGAAAAGAATATCACTTCGGAAATTTTGAAGTCTCTTCATTGGCTTTCATAATCTTTTGCCTGTATTCCTCGTATTTCTTCCTTGCCTCTTCGGCTTTCTCTTTGTCCCCTAAGTATTCATAAGCTTCAGCAACGTGTTTCCACCACATTGGATCTTCTTCAGCCTCCTTAAGGCAGTACTCCAAGAACTTCTGGTAAGCTTCTCTGGCGAGATCTTCCATGCCGAGCTTTCTCGCTATATTTCCTACATCCTCCCAGAACACTCCTTCTTCCTCAGCTTCTTTCTTGTAGTACTCTAGGGCCTTCTGCCATGCTTTCCTTGCTTTTTCTTCATTACCTAACTCCTCGTACAGCTTTGCGACATCCTCCCAGAACCATGGTTCCTCTTCTGCGTATCTCTCTAGGGCTTTTGCGGCTCTCTCCATGTCTCCTGCCTTCTTCCAGTATTCATGGGCCTCCTTTAAGTAATAAGTATCCTTTTCCTTCTCATACAATTGTTCGTAGAGCTCGGCAGCCTTTGCATATTCTCCAGCTTTCTCATAAGCCCATGCTGCGCTCTCGAGCCAGCCTAGCTTAAGGTACATTTCCGCGGCCTTCTTGTAGTTTCCGGCTTTCTCGTACTTTCTCGCTGCCTGCTTGTACCTTCCCATCTTCTCTAATTTTTCTGCACTTCTGAACCTATCGGCCAAGCTCAGGTCTGGCTCGCTAATGTACCATATCCCAAATGCTACTGCAACTATGAAGAACGCTATAATTCCGCCAACTATCTTGAGCTTTTGCCATGTAATTGAGAGATAAGTTCCGTATGCTGATAGCGCTGTAAAGGGCAGGAGCATTAGTGCATATTTCCAGCTTTCAGCGTAAATTGTCAATGCTAGGAAAAATCCGAGCATTAATGTTAATCCTAGAAATCCAAGGCTTAAAATTATCCTTATTAACATCCAAAAGCCCCACTTCCAGATTATAAATCCCGCGATACCAAGAACAATTGCTATGAACAATCCTATATACAGCTTTAACTTATCCATCCTTCCACCTCCAATAGGAATCTCTTGTATTCAGGCTTTGGAGTGTAAAGCCATTGATTCACTTTCCCTATGACTCGATGACAGGGAACTATTATCGGGTAGGGGTTCCTCTTCATTGCTCCTCCTATGGCTCGAGGGGACGTTCCCAGTGCTTTGGCGAGTTCGCCATACGTTATAACTTGTCCCCTTTTAACGTTTTTCACTAACCACTCGTACACTTTTTTCTCGAAATTCGTTAAACCTCTAAGCGAAAGTTGTGCAAACCCTTGAGCATTGCTAGTTTTTCCTACTAATACTTCATACACGATATCTGGATATTTTGAATCGGTTAACGTTAAGTTGACTTTTACTCCCCTTTTGACAAGAAACTTGGACAGTCTCTCTATGCTAGACTCTATGTTCCCATCTAGGGAGTACGCTATCCCGTCTATCTTTTTATCCCAGATTACTGCGATCGTTATTCCTTTGTCCTTGATTTTAAATTTTCTAACGCTTAGCATTTCCGAACCCCACAAAGTGTTCCCAGCCCAGGATTGGCATTTCTCCTTTTCCTTTAATGTAAACTCCTCTTCCTTTTTCTACTTTCCCTATCACCGTAAAATCGAATGGTATATCGGGAATGTTCTCTGGAGAAATTGTAAATATAAGTTCAAATTCCTCACCACTTGAGAGGGCTATTTCCGTGGGATTATGTGAGAGTTCCTTAACCGTTGGGTGAATTGGCAGGGCATCTTCCTCTATAACAATTTTCACGCTACTTGCCCTTGAAATCTCCCATAACTCTTTGGACAAGCCATCACTAATATCGATGGTAGCATTTGCTACTTCCGATAGGATCTTCCCTTCTTCAACTCTCGCTTGAGGATCTCTTGCTTTTTCAAGAACTTCTCTTGGAATATCTTCACCTTTTGACCAAAGGATAAGTGCCAAGAGTGGTCTCCCTAATTCACCAGTTACGCACACAACATCTCCTGGCTTTGCGTTGCTCCTTAACAATAGCCTTTTACCTATTCCTAGTGCTCCTCCATCTATTACTATCTCGCTAACATCGTTAGTGTCCCCGCTAATGACTCTAATTTTGTATCTTCTACTACCTTCTCTGATTCCTTTAGCGATCCTCCTTAGTAAATTTTCATCAATATCCTTGGGAACACCTAATGAAAAGAAGAAGGCCTTAGGCTCTCCTCCCATTGCTGCGATGTCACTGACGTTCATTGTAACTACTTTTCTTCCCGCGTCTTCGGGCTTCATAAAGTCTGGGATGTCTGTCCTCCAAACTAGCATATCCGTTGTTATTAGTATCCAGTCTTCATTGAACTTAATGTATCCTGCATCGTCCCCAAGTATCTTGTCTTTTATTTCAGACATGAATACCCTTATTATCTCGCTTTCCTTCATGCTCTCACCATGTTAAACTTAACCTTTATATTTAGATCAAGTTTTAGCTTAACATTGGGTGATGCCATGAACGAGGAGACACTTCAGGCTTACGTTCCATACTTTAAGGCTATTGTTGCCTTGGTTGCAATAGGCTACTTTGGATATATATTTATAAACCGGAAAAAGTTTAAAGTTGCGAATGTAGCAGCGTTATCAGCTGTAATGGCGGGCTTAGTAACCGTAATGACGATGATAGTTAGGGTTCCAATACCTGCATCCCAGGGTTACCTTAACTTTGGAGATATCATGATAATGCTCACGGCAGTTCTGTTTGGTCCATTGATTGGAGGATTTGCTGGAGGCGTTGGTTCAGCACTCGCGGATCTCCTAGGTTACCCATCCTGGGCCCTCTTCACGCTTATAATCAAGGGTTCTGAGGGGATCGTTGTAGGGTATCTAGCTAAGGGGGATGCAAGCTACGCCAGAATCTTAGTTGCTACTACCCTTGGTGGGGCTGTAATGGTGATAGGTTATGTGAGTGTTGCTTACCTGCTCTATGGTCCTGCGGGTGCAGTTGCGGAGTTTTACAACGATATAGTACAAGCCGTTTCAGGAATAATAATAGGTGGTGGACTTGGCTATGTGTTAAAGAAAAGGCTTGGGAATATGATCTGAGATTATTCCTCACTTATCTCTGGAAGCTGTTTTATTATCTCTTCCCATTCCTCCTCTTCTAAGAGGGGTTCTATTGAGATCCTTTTTGAAGCCTTTTTCAGTTGCCCCATGTACTTTGAATCTGCAATTACGGCATCTGCCCCAAGCTCCTCGATTACATAAATCCTTAGGTTAACGAGTCTTGACAAGTCTTCAGTTAGGTGCTTTTGAAAGTCTGGGCCTACGAGCATTATATCAGGTTCTAGCCCTTCCTCCCTTAGTTCATTAATTGCCGTAGTTATTAGGTCTATCAGTTGTGTTGTTATATCTGAACTTCCTTTTCCCATGTTAATCACTCGCATTACGAAATATCAAGTAAACCTTTAAAATAATTTTTTAGGGCAGAGAAGTTACTTTAGTATTCCCAAGCTTTTGTTGGTCTTTCTTATGCTCTCCCACTTCTCGGCTAATTCAAACATGGCCCTTATGGCATCGATGTTCTCTGGAATCACATCACTCTCTTGGTGAACTGCTTGGATGTAGAATAATCTATTGCCTTTGACACTTATGCTCTCCTTCCACACAGCTATCTCGTACAGGTTGTTCCACTCCCTGTGTAAGTCCCTTGCGAATTCTATTATCTGGGCTGTACTTTCGAAGCCCTTTTCCTTCTCGAATAACAGGACCCTTGTGGTACTCTCGAATATGTTAATGACATCTTCTGGCTTGAGGGGCTTCTTCAATTCTACCATTATTGAGTGAACGTGCATTATAGTCGTTGGAACGACAAAGGCTGAGGTCTCTATATTTATTGGGATCACAGTTTGGACATCGGGCCCGTGGTGAGATGGAACCGTTACGGTGGGCTTTATGGCGTTTATTGGCCCTCTTTTTATGTCATTAGGGTCTGCTGCTCTCCTGATCATCACGGCATATACGTAGTCTATGTACTCCTGAATTGCACTTAATGTCCTAACAAGGCCAGTTGTGTTGCATGAGACGACCCTAACGTAATCCTTTCCAAGGGCCTCCTCATAATTTGCTTGGGCTACGAATGAAACCTCCGCAACATCAGCCTTTTCTCCTCCTTGGAATACTGCCTTGACTCCCGCCTTCTCGTACAAGGGCTTGTTCTTTGCTCCCATTCCTCCTGGGGTTGCATCTACTATGACGTCTACTTTTTCCAGGAGATCATTAAGAGTTCCCTCAACTTCGAATCCTGCCTTTTCAAACCTTGGTAAGAACTCCTCGCTTGCTGCATATACGGGAATCCCAAGTTCCTTAGCCCTATAAGCTTCGAAGTCTGGTTTTGTCTTTGTGACTCCAATGAGTTCCATGTCGTCTTGCTTCATAACGGCATAGGCAACTCTCTTTCCTATAGTTCCGTAACCGTTGATTCCAACCTTAACCTTCATTTTCTCACCCAGTTTTCACTTTCTTGGGGCCATCTATAAGCGTTGTTTAATCACTCACGGTGAGTTTGACTGGGAATAATATTTAAAAGCTACGTAGGTTATGTATGGCCGGTGGTGAGGATGAGGATTAAGGGAGTTGTTTTAAGTTACAGGAGGAGCAAGGAAAATCAGCACACTAACGTCATGATTATTAAGCCTCTGAACGTTAACAGCAGGGAGGAAGCTTCAAAACTTATTGGTAGACTAGTCATTTGGAAGAGCCCGAGCGGCAAGATCCTTAAGGGCAAGATAGTTAGGGTTCATGGCACTAGGGGAGCTGTAAGGGCCAGATTTGAGAAGGGTCTTCCTGGGCAAGCTCTTGGTGACTACGTTGAGATTCTCTAACTAACTTTGTTTTTTGGTGAGAAAATGGAGCTTTTTGAAGTCATTGAAGGAAAAGCTAAGATTTTAGTTCCGAAAGCCGAGAGTATTTACGATTCTCCAGTCTTTTACAACCCTAGAATGGCTCTGAATAGGGACGTTGTAGTTCTTCTCTTGAAGGTGCTAAAACCCAAAATAGTTCTTGATGCACTTTCGGCTACGGGTATAAGAGGAATAAGGTTTGCCTTAGAAACTCCCGCTGAGGAAATCTGGTTAAATGACATAAGTATGGAGGCTTACGAATTAATGAAAAGGAATGTAACTTTAAATTTCCCTGGGGAACTTAAGGAGGGAGAGAATAGGGCATTTCTTGAGGGTGAGAAAAGGATAGTAATAAACAATAATGATGCCAATAGGTTAATGGCTGAAAAACATAGATATTTCCACTTTATAGATCTTGATCCATTTGGTTCCCCAATGGAGTTTCTTGACACCGCGTTAAGGAGCGTAAAGAGAAAGGGCATTCTTGGGGTTACGGCAACCGACGGTGCTCCCTTATGTGGGGCTCACCCTAAGGCTTGCTTGAGGAAGTACCTTGCTGTTCCTTTGAGGGGTGAATTGTGCCATGAGGTTGGCACTAGAATTCTAGTTGGGGTAATAGCTCGCTATGCTGCAAAGTACGACTTGGGGATAGAGGTTCTTTTAGCGTACTACAAAGATCACTACTTTAGGGCATTTGTGAGGCTTAGGGACGGTGCAAAAAAAGGAGATGAAAGCTTGGAGAACCTTGGATATATATATTTTGACGAAAAAACTGGAAAATTCGAAATAGAAAGAGGATTCTTACCAACAAGACCAAACGCTTACGGGCCAGTTTGGCTCGGTCCTCTGAAAAATGAAGATGTCGTCGAGGAAATGTTTAAGCTCGTTAAATCTGGTGTTGAGTTGGCTAAGCCTAGAGAAGCTTTAAAATTATTGCATATGCTTCATGAGGAACTTGATGTCCCCCTATTTTACGATACCCATGCAATTGGAAAGAGAATAAAGATAGAGACGAAGAAACTTGGGGAGATAATAAAGGCACTACAGGAAAAGGGATATAAGGCAACTAGAACCCATTTCTCGCCAACTGGAATTAAAACCGATGCTCCATATGAAGTCTTCGTTGATGTCATGAGAAAACTTTAACGTTTCCTATACCATTCAAAAGTAACTGTTGCAATGAATCCGAATAAAAATGATATTATCCAAGGGATTCTCTCGTATAATCCAAATGCTAGCGCTAACCCTCCAGCTATTCCTGCAGTAAATATTGCTTCAGCCTTCCTTTTCTTATACCCAAGATACCCTGAGAGAAGGACGAATATTAGTGCAGTCCAGAAAAAGATATCTTTACTCACTTCCGATCCACCTCCCTACCCTAGGTTTACCCCAGTATATGTTAACTATGTCAAATGGTAAGTCTAAATCTAAAACGACACCTCTAACCTTTTCAACCTCTTCCTCCCTTACAAGAGCA
It encodes:
- a CDS encoding RNA ligase partner protein — encoded protein: MIRFVLDTSIFVNPDVRKKFGETPTEAMKTFLSYAEKLFGKVEFYMPPGIYREVMHFVEEEEVSPELELYIIKKPPNVHDIKIPAFVVYELIEDIRRRVDKGLRVAEKAVRESVLDTENVDKVIQKLRRNYRKALREGILDSKEDFELILLAKELDGIIVSADVGILTWAEKMGIKWVDAFKFKEVLEELVEKFRSESEKERK
- a CDS encoding tetratricopeptide repeat protein, which encodes MDKLKLYIGLFIAIVLGIAGFIIWKWGFWMLIRIILSLGFLGLTLMLGFFLALTIYAESWKYALMLLPFTALSAYGTYLSITWQKLKIVGGIIAFFIVAVAFGIWYISEPDLSLADRFRSAEKLEKMGRYKQAARKYEKAGNYKKAAEMYLKLGWLESAAWAYEKAGEYAKAAELYEQLYEKEKDTYYLKEAHEYWKKAGDMERAAKALERYAEEEPWFWEDVAKLYEELGNEEKARKAWQKALEYYKKEAEEEGVFWEDVGNIARKLGMEDLAREAYQKFLEYCLKEAEEDPMWWKHVAEAYEYLGDKEKAEEARKKYEEYRQKIMKANEETSKFPK
- the otg gene encoding methylated-DNA--protein-cysteine methyltransferase, with the translated sequence MLSVRKFKIKDKGITIAVIWDKKIDGIAYSLDGNIESSIERLSKFLVKRGVKVNLTLTDSKYPDIVYEVLVGKTSNAQGFAQLSLRGLTNFEKKVYEWLVKNVKRGQVITYGELAKALGTSPRAIGGAMKRNPYPIIVPCHRVIGKVNQWLYTPKPEYKRFLLEVEGWIS
- a CDS encoding thiamine-phosphate kinase, yielding MKESEIIRVFMSEIKDKILGDDAGYIKFNEDWILITTDMLVWRTDIPDFMKPEDAGRKVVTMNVSDIAAMGGEPKAFFFSLGVPKDIDENLLRRIAKGIREGSRRYKIRVISGDTNDVSEIVIDGGALGIGKRLLLRSNAKPGDVVCVTGELGRPLLALILWSKGEDIPREVLEKARDPQARVEEGKILSEVANATIDISDGLSKELWEISRASSVKIVIEEDALPIHPTVKELSHNPTEIALSSGEEFELIFTISPENIPDIPFDFTVIGKVEKGRGVYIKGKGEMPILGWEHFVGFGNAKR
- a CDS encoding ECF transporter S component — its product is MNEETLQAYVPYFKAIVALVAIGYFGYIFINRKKFKVANVAALSAVMAGLVTVMTMIVRVPIPASQGYLNFGDIMIMLTAVLFGPLIGGFAGGVGSALADLLGYPSWALFTLIIKGSEGIVVGYLAKGDASYARILVATTLGGAVMVIGYVSVAYLLYGPAGAVAEFYNDIVQAVSGIIIGGGLGYVLKKRLGNMI
- a CDS encoding family 4B encapsulin nanocompartment shell protein; the protein is MGKGSSDITTQLIDLITTAINELREEGLEPDIMLVGPDFQKHLTEDLSRLVNLRIYVIEELGADAVIADSKYMGQLKKASKRISIEPLLEEEEWEEIIKQLPEISEE
- a CDS encoding phosphorylating glyceraldehyde-3-phosphate dehydrogenase — encoded protein: MKVKVGINGYGTIGKRVAYAVMKQDDMELIGVTKTKPDFEAYRAKELGIPVYAASEEFLPRFEKAGFEVEGTLNDLLEKVDVIVDATPGGMGAKNKPLYEKAGVKAVFQGGEKADVAEVSFVAQANYEEALGKDYVRVVSCNTTGLVRTLSAIQEYIDYVYAVMIRRAADPNDIKRGPINAIKPTVTVPSHHGPDVQTVIPINIETSAFVVPTTIMHVHSIMVELKKPLKPEDVINIFESTTRVLLFEKEKGFESTAQIIEFARDLHREWNNLYEIAVWKESISVKGNRLFYIQAVHQESDVIPENIDAIRAMFELAEKWESIRKTNKSLGILK
- a CDS encoding 50S ribosomal protein L35ae, with amino-acid sequence MRIKGVVLSYRRSKENQHTNVMIIKPLNVNSREEASKLIGRLVIWKSPSGKILKGKIVRVHGTRGAVRARFEKGLPGQALGDYVEIL
- a CDS encoding tRNA (guanine(10)-N(2))-dimethyltransferase: MELFEVIEGKAKILVPKAESIYDSPVFYNPRMALNRDVVVLLLKVLKPKIVLDALSATGIRGIRFALETPAEEIWLNDISMEAYELMKRNVTLNFPGELKEGENRAFLEGEKRIVINNNDANRLMAEKHRYFHFIDLDPFGSPMEFLDTALRSVKRKGILGVTATDGAPLCGAHPKACLRKYLAVPLRGELCHEVGTRILVGVIARYAAKYDLGIEVLLAYYKDHYFRAFVRLRDGAKKGDESLENLGYIYFDEKTGKFEIERGFLPTRPNAYGPVWLGPLKNEDVVEEMFKLVKSGVELAKPREALKLLHMLHEELDVPLFYDTHAIGKRIKIETKKLGEIIKALQEKGYKATRTHFSPTGIKTDAPYEVFVDVMRKL